From Brachionichthys hirsutus isolate HB-005 chromosome 7, CSIRO-AGI_Bhir_v1, whole genome shotgun sequence, the proteins below share one genomic window:
- the bcl2l11 gene encoding bcl-2-like protein 11 → MMEPKLTVPLCSFNRPLNRSDGSTAVTAAQESGGDPTPAGASGAQTSRSDRHGSERSAGNPSSSSSSSGGGEPDPPPRDRPNRIPPPPIFHIRRRASSGYFSSDSGSVPSTPLSPKPAKADGAAQTPSPTCQVIRHALQCMAEAHGGEPGGRRLHGHAPSMWPQNAARDMQTEAIGRELRRIGDDFNRQLLLRGMAGRHRRVVIRPNLLPQIHQEPTMLLCMSLLLLLIGRMIYLQGSMDSQDHAQV, encoded by the exons ATGATGGAACCCAAGCTGACGGTGCCACTCTGTTCATTCAACAGACCACTAAACCGGTCCGATGGTTCGACCGCGGTAACGGCAGCTCAAGAGAGCGGAGGAGATCCAACACCCGCCGGTGCGTCTGGAGCGCAAACCTCCCGTTCAGACCGGCACGGCAGCGAGCGGAGCGCGGGCAAccccagctccagctccagctccagcggaggaggagaaccggaCCCGCCACCCAGAGACAGACCCAAtcggatccccccccctcccatattCCACATCCGCCGACGCGCCTCCAGCGGATATTTCTCCTCCGACAGCGGGTCGGTGCCGAGCACCCCGTTGTCCCCGAAGCCGGCGAAGGCTGACGGAGCCGCGCAGACTCCAAGCCCCACCTGCCAAGTGATCCGACACGCGCTGCAGTGCATGGCTGAGGCGCACGGCGGAGAGCCGGGGGGGCGCCGGCTGCACG GACACGCTCCTAGCATGTGGCCACAGAACGCAGCGAGGGACATGCAGACGGAGGCGATCGGACGAGAGCTGCGGCGCATCGGAGACGACTTCAACAGGCAGCTCCTCTTAAGG GGAATGGCAGGCAGACACAGACGGGTTGTGATCCGTCCAAACCTTCTGCCGCAAATCCACCAGGAGCCGACCATGCTGCTCTGCATGagccttcttctccttctgatTGGACGGATGATCTATTTGCAAGGCAGCATGGACAGCCAGGACCACGCTCAGGTTTAG
- the LOC137896127 gene encoding monocarboxylate transporter 12-like, with protein MVAAMVKGGKVEEGRKTSGVITPPEGGWGWVIVGSCFLTIICSRAVSRCISVFFVEFQLHFEKGYSTTSWINSLIDCTTMFCAPLGGFLESHVSCRTTVILGGLLSSAGLVLGSFATRLEHLYICLGVLSGVGFALSYPTAVAMVGKYFVERRGLAYGIAISGNGIGTFVLAPLFQMLIHYYSWRGALLVVGGFVSNLCVCGALMRPLKPKGGERTMAKLENDSKTLGLKDTEKEAADRSPNQLETNRFKDHRGLLVANRSHGNFILEKNKLGQERVGFLSSFRLPDPSLIDGKIVKCILLSNKLTETVLQEIKLSDPNMPNGGGIEELKLKESMKLKNKAAEKIDDSGLSDANSTDAYHLDETGSAPPDSILDSRSASKFCLMFKERFGFLRSPRFLVLALSIMFLAYACVSPVAYLVPYALSVGLGHQQAAFLMSVFGIGSIIGTFTFGWIADRKCTRRYRLRIFMAALSIEGVCCLFFPLIQSFSLLVPFCAFYGYCEGGYAALMTVVTSDAVSSTDLTAALGVICFMHGVPYLISTPIGGWLIDRTGNYLATYIQSAAFFLLSCGVLATGMLARRCCRTKANSNPTHIYAAAAEQGVV; from the exons ATGGTTGCAGCAATGGTCAAAGGGGGGAAGGTTGAGGAAGGCCGGAAGACGTCTGGGGTCATCACCCCGCCAGAGGGAGGCTGGGGCTGGGTGATCGTCGGCAGCTGTTTCCTCACCATCATCTGCAGTCGGGCAGtatccag ATGCATTTCCGTATTCTTCGTAGAGTTCCAGCTGCACTTTGAGAAGGGTTATTCCACCACCTCGTGGATCAACAGTCTGATCGACTGCACCACCATGTTCTGTG CGCCTCTAGGCGGTTTCCTGGAGAGCCACGTCTCCTGCAGAACCACGGTGATCCTGGGAGGGCTTCTCTCGTCTGCTGGCCTGGTCCTCGGCTCCTTTGCTACCAGACTGGAACATCTGTACATCTGCCTGGGCGTCCTCTCAG GTGTAGGCTTTGCTCTCAGCTACCCAACAGCCGTAGCAATGGTCGGGAAGTACTTTGTTGAGAGGAGAGGCCTGGCCTATGGCATTGCAATCTCTG GTAACGGAATTGGGACATTCGTACTGGCTCCTTTATTCCAAATGCTAATCCACTATTACTCCTGGAGGGGCGCGCTGCTCGTCGTGGGGGGGTTTGTTTCCAACTTGTGCGTCTGCGGTGCTTTGATGAGGCCGCTGAAACCGAAGGGAGGTGAACG GACGATGGCCAAACTGGAGAATGACAGCAAGACATTGGGCCTGAAGGACACTGAAAAAGAGGCTGCCGATCGCAGCCCAAATCAACTGGAAACGAACCGATTCAAGGATCATCGAGGTCTACTCGTAGCCAACAGATCGCACGGAAACTTTATCCTTGAAAAGAACAAGCTCGGACAGGAGAGAGTGGGATTTCTATCAAGCTTTCGCCTTCCTGATCCGAGTTTAATAGATGGGAAGATAGTCAAGTGCATTTTACTTAGCAACAAGCTAACAGAGACGGTGTTGCAGGAGATCAAGCTCTCAGATCCAAACATGCCCAATGGTGGCGGAATTGAAGAATTGAAACTGAAAGAAAGCATGAAATTGAAAAACAAGGCAGCCGAAAAGATAGACGACTCGGGGCTCAGTGATGCCAACTCAACCGATGCCTATCATTTAGATGAAACAGGTAGCGCGCCACCGGACTCTATACTGGACTCAAGAAGTGCATCCAAGTTTTGTCTCATGTTCAAGGAGAGGTTTGGATTTCTTCGGTCCCCCAGGTTCCTGGTTCTGGCTCTGTCGATTATGTTTCTGGCCTATGCCTGTGTTTCTCCGGTGGCTTACTTGGTTCCTTATGCTCTCAGTGTGGGGCTTGGACACCAGCAGGCTGCCTTCCTCATGTCCGTATTTGGAATAGGCTCCATCATAGGTACCTTCACCTTTGGCTGGATCGCAGACAGAAA GTGCACGAGGAGGTACCGCCTGCGGATCTTCATGGCGGCGTTAAGCATTGAGGGCGTCTGCTGCTTGTTCTTCCCCCTCATTCAGTCATTCTCTCTCTTGGTCCCATTTTGTGCGTTCTACGGGTACTGTGAAGGGGGGTACGCAGCGCTCATGACAGTAGTCACCTCTGATGCCGTCAGCTCCACCGACCTGACCGCCGCGCTGGGCGTGATCTGCTTTATGCACGGCGTCCCCTACCTGATCAGCACACCAATTGGAG gttGGTTAATCGACAGGACGGGAAACTACTTGGCAACCTACATCCAAAGTGCGGCATTCTTCTTGCTCAGTTGTGGGGTCCTAGCAACTGGTATGCTAGccagacgctgctgcaggaccaaGGCTAATTCGAATCCCACTCATATTtatgcagctgcagctgagcaaGGCGTTGTGTGA